tgagtgggtcctgacacgtgttgtttaactccaatagagtttaaaatatctgcaaatgccaatccaaatgcgtctttattattatctacatggatattaaaatcaccaacaacaaggactttatccgcagccagtactaactctgatagaaactcagcaaattctttgataaagtcagtatggtgccctggtggcctgtatacagtagccagcacaaatgtcaacttacataatgttacataaagcaccatcacttcaaaggaattatatttgaaattctttttgaatgattctgaatatattactataaattacagcaacacctccccctttgcctttctgtcgaggattgtgtcgataatcataaccttgaggactagattcatttaaagtaatgtaatcgtctggttttagccaggtttctgtcaaacacagcaagtctagtttattgtctgtgataatttcatttacaataagtgcttttgaagaaatagatctaatattcagtaacccaagctttatcatttgtttatctgatttatctgtgattttcattttttgaacatcaattaaatttttacccttaaaaggttttggaagttttttgtatttactagttcgaggtacagacacagtctctatgtgataatatctaggtgaaagtgtttctatgtgctgtgaattatctgagttatgtgacgtgaggcggctagcagacggtcggtttagccagtttgtctgcgtcctgatctgggccctggtttgtcatgtttcagctctaagactatttgccaaatttctagagagaagagcagcaccatcccgggagggatgaataccatctcttttcaacagatcaggtctgccccaaaagcttttccaattgtctatgaaacctatattattctgcgcacaccacttagacagccagccattgagtgatgataacctgctaactatctcatcactccgacgaacaggaagagggccagaacaaattacttttgctgacattgaatttgcgagttcacacacctctttaatgttaattttagtgatctccgactggcgaagtcgaacatcatttgtgccgacgtggataatgattttagaatatttacgtttagcattagccagcacttttaaattagCATTAACAGCACTTTaacagaacctggattcacattatcaaattgtcacgcacctgcagcgtttctgacaacagaaaaaaataatttaaataaaaggcataaaataaataggcctacactaaatatttttcacttaaatgtttaacaaattaagatgacaaaacaaaaacacagtgaatccattgaagctttgaacaaccggtattttagacattttttccgtcaaataaaaatagcaggcctacctcaaggattgttattgttatgaccacggacggtgcacgtgtgcataccgaacgcgtctttccgcgctcatgggcaaaggagtttctttgACAGGCTCGTGCACGAGACTGAGCGGAAtgcgggaaatgaagtataccatggccctaaattgtaatggactggagctcacggttcacatcgagagaaatgggaacgcgggggcaccgcgatgcgaccgcaaaaggcactttcactttcgtgatcaaagtgcatgccactgataagctttgtaaatgcagcattacagtagcatacacataccaattaaacgcgcaggtctcctcgtgcgtcctccccactgtgtcgccggtcgaggcaataattttcgtttcgcttttagatatctcttttatagatgccatcaatgcttttaactcaaaacagtccataaactacaaatccttcagtcaagccagctcgcgcgtcaatctgagagatcagcctcttacgttaaagtgtcaaatttctcggtttctgaatggacggttttgcttgattgacaaacgctaacgttcggccatgatttatataccatcgacctgtcctaaaactttagcacgctttgatcgattgcttggagatcgtgtgtttctctgttcgagagcgcatttcctcttcttcacatctgcgacaaaacagttgatcatttatgaacgaaagctcacagaaacgtgaaaatggtctcatttgaaagaaaatagcctaagctaaaagattatatattgtgactgattgaagcagcccttatcaaaagtgcgggggtcgatttctgtcttttcaaaactgcgggggtcctgatCCCCCTGCCCCCAACGGCGCGCCTGACCCTTTCTATCGAAATGGTCAGTACTTCTTttcgctcgcttcattttgcttgttgcttagcgaaatatgtctggcacatgtgaaacgccccgcgagttaacaaataagcatatatgtatatataggatagttttctttaaccatgcagcaaaaaaacaaacaaaaaaaaacgtttaactgatagtattaatcggttaaaattcttactttcggttaacggttaaacggtcaatgtgagcatccctaTATCATACTCATTatcgttattgttatagttatcgttatagttattagTATCGTTACACTCGTTAGTTATCGTTATTGTTAGTATCGTTATACTCGTTAGTTGTCATTATTGTTAGTATCGTTACACACATTATCGTTATACTCCTCATTGTTATACTTATTGTTATActcattatagttatcgttattgtTAGTATCGTTATActcattatagttattgttatactcataattattgttattgttagtaTCGTTACACGCATCATCGTTGTATTATACTCATTATTGTTAGCTATTGAAATTGATAGTATcgttatcattattattagttGTTAGTTACACTCGCTGTTATCGTTATACTCATTGTTAGTTATCACTATCATTAGTGCTATTGTTATACCTATTATTAGTTATTATATActgaacattatatatatatatatatatataaaaaaaatgttttaggaTTTGCATGAGCATCTTTGAGCAGAAGTTGACTTGCAGTATTTGTGAATTAAATCCTTTTATTCAAAATTAGCAACTCAAAACAATATTTCTGATGATTTGTCTTTTTTAATGAAGTCACTGTtgatatttttacagcatttacatTCACAAAAGCTGGTTTCCCACAGAAGAACGCAGAGGTGACGTACGGCACTGACTGAGAATCTCGCTGTGATTCTGAACAGTTCGTGATTCAGTCGTCCGCGAGGATCATTTGTGCTTCATGTCATAAATGAAGTCCGAGGGAAGCGTTTCTCGTGGGATGCGGTTGAGCTGCTCGTCATATGAGCGCAGGGTCCAGAGTTTCTCCAGTTCATACGTGTCTCTGGTGTCCGGCAGCATGAAGTGAAGCACCATGGGTCCTGCGGGACAAAAGCGGCTCCATCAGAACACAATCAGCCAATCGCGTGTCATTCTGAGCTCAAACTCAAACCCGCTACAAACCGAAGTCGATGCACTTCCAGTCGTCACAGTCTCTGCCCTCCAGCCGAACGTGCCGCTCCTCGTCCTTCCGCAGAAACTTGAACTGCAAATATAAAGAGTGAAATGAGAATCAAACTCTGAGATTTTATTTGGTCTTTAGTTCTAGTATTCTGCCTTggaataaaaaggtaattgcaacttccAAGTTTATTTCTCGCAGTGTGGACTTTACGtctcacaattccaagtttatctagcaattctgactttatttttcacaaaattccgagtttataactcgcaaattcagattttattcctcgcaattccaagtttataactcgcaaattccgactttatttctcacaattctgagtttatttctcaGGATTTTGAGATAAAAATCACAATGtcctttttttgtgttttattagacacaaACAAGCTTCCACAGACCTTGATTCAATTTACATTTAGACTTTTGATTTGTCTGGAACAGTGGCGTGAGCTCGAGTCATTACCGCTTTGAGCACAAACTCTGCCATGGCGTTGAGGTGTCGTGGAGACGCTCCGCTCACGATGATCATGTGATCGGTGTATTTGAGCTCTGGCGGGACTCTGATGACGCAGATGTCTGTGGCGTTCTCCTGCCTCAGGAGCGACACCAGCAGAGCCACGTCGAACCCTGAACACAACCACACATCCGGCTCATCTCCGCAACATCAGCAGAATAACACAATAATTACACTAACAGTAAAGAATACATTCATATTTGTTAACTCATGTTAGTTCAGGtctactaaattatatttataacagattttaataatgtatttgtagatgttaaaattaacatagATTAATAGATGTTTCAGAAGGATTTTTCATTCTTTTcgattcattctcatgttaactaatggaaTCTTAATATCACCACAAAATTAACAGGAAAAACATATGCATAAAAATGAAACCTATTtgaaaacattcagattttgaCGTTACATATTCATGACAATTAGGCACTTTTAATTAATCACTTTTTTcattattgcattgcattaatgACAATTCTAAGattaaatgtgcttaattgtgaTGTAGCTTTATTTTAAGCTGTCCTTTTTTACAGtgcaattatatatttaagtactcCTGAGTAAGAATAATTAacgtacttactatagggtttggtttaggttaattgcatgtaattatgcattatttattattactacaGTACATGTAACAAAGGTACTGTAAAACAAGTGTTACCAATCTTTAAATAAGTTTCATTTCACCACAAAAttaataggaaaaaaataaaaaaaaattgcataaaaaTTAAACCTATTTTTAATACCATGCATATTTCAGCACCGTGCCTGCCATATGAATGATTGTGAGAATTAAGATGAGATGTTAATTGTCTTTAAACGGTCTTACAGTTCATGGACTATATGAGATTAATGATGAATCTTTTGATAACCCAGACACGCCTGATTGTGTAGTTAATGAGCCTAATGAATGAGAAGATTGTTAATGAGAGCCTCACCTTGTGTCGAGCTGGCTGTCGGGTGTTCAGCAGGAGTTGTGATGTCTCGAGCTGTGATTGTGAGGTTTTGTGTTCTTCTGTGGTTTACAGCATGTGTGTCCTTCTGCTGTAAAGGCCGATAACAGCGCGACCCTGCTGCTCTCAACACCGTCCTGTGCGGCGCTTTAGACAGCAGACAGCGCGCTGCGATCATTCTGTGCGAGGATTAGATGGACTTTATGTTTGGAAGAACATCTGAGATCCTCGCGATCCGTTGTCCCTCGGTCTCCTTCTGCGGCTGCGCGCGTGTGACGCAGCGGCGCCTCCTGCCGGCCTGGATGACGTGCATATGATTAGTTTAGTCTTTTTATTCTGTTATGATATCGACGTTTTATCTCCTAATTGTGAATTACTATgtcatcattttgactttttatctcagagtTTCgcctttttgtcataatttcgactttctTACCTCAGAAATTCGaatttgtcataatttctacttttttACCTCAGAAATtcgactttttgtcataatttctacatttttttttacctcagaAATTCAACCTTTTATcataatttctacttttttACCTCAGAAATTCGACTTTGTCataatttctacatttttttaCCTCAGAAATtcgactttttgtcataatttctactttttttaCCTCAGAAATTCAACCTTTTATcataatttctactttttttacctcagaatttcgactttgtcataatttcgacttttttacGTCAGAAATTCAACCTTTTATcataatttctactttttttaCCTCAAAAATTCgactttgtcataattttgactttttaccTCAGAAATTCAACCTTTTATCATAATTTctactttttgtcataatttctacttttttACCTCAGAAatttgactttttgtcataatatcgactttttttccctcagaaatTCGACAGAAATTCTGCCATTTATGTGCCATAAATGACAGatctttttgtcataattttgtcataaattcgactttgtcataatttcaactttttttacctCAGAAATTCAACCTTTTATCGTAATTTCTACTTTTTTACCTCAAAAATTCGACTTCATCATAATTTCGACCTTTTTTACCTCAGAAATTCAACCTTTTATCataatttcttcttttttacctcagaattttgactttgttataatttcgactttttttaTCTCAGAAATTCAACCTTTTAtcataattgcgacttttttacCTCAAAAATCCGactttgtcataatttcgacttttttacCTCAGAAATTCGactttgtcataatttcgacttttttacCTTAGAAATTCgactttgtcataatttcaacttttttaccTCAGAAATTCAACTTTTTATCATAATTTCTAATTTTACCTCAGAAattcaactttttgtcataatttagatttttttaccTTAGAAATtcgactttttgtcataatttctactttttatgaaaaattcGACTTTTTATGATGTGCCATAAATGACAGatctttttgtcataattttgatttagtaggctgtcatttctttctttttttccctaattttttatttttttaatctcattaaaagtgtgatatttttttcttgtctgTCAGCGGCTCTTAAACTTTCTGACTCAAAGATGGTCACTGAATCAAGACATGAATGAGATATAATTGGTTTATATCTTTATTTCGTGTGTTTGACTTCATTTATATTCAAATcagattattttaatataatattaataataataatgtgttattttagcACTTTTATTCATTCTGCAGATGGTTGAGAAGTGCTGCTGTAACCCACAGGACCTCTGAGAAAGCAGTTTATACTCCAGCagaaaacattcatttataaacagaaataaaatcatCTCACACTGAACAAAGTGAATCATACATTCTCTCTGAAACACTGACAGCATAAATCATGCCTATATTATTGAGATCAGCTGGAGTGTGGAATCATGGGAAGGACGTGCGGTGGGAGGAGCATCACAAGTATTTGTTGGCCAGGTTAGTGATGTCATTCTGTGAGAAGGCTTCAGTCTGCACTGAGCGCAGGTTCTGGAAGAGCTGAGAGAGCTGTGAGCGCTCGTCCCGGCCCAGCATCATCAACACcatctatacacacacacacacacacacacacacaaacatgactGTTTATCTCATAAATGACTTGGtatatcataattatgatttacaaaAGCATGATTGTTCTCTGTTCTGTGGCAGAAAGGAGCTTGCGGTGCTGATGCGGGTCTCAccgtgagtctgtgtgtgttgtGCAGCTGCTGCAGGTGTGTGTACACCAGCTCAGGGTGTGTGTGCAGCAGGTGTGTGTTCAGCGCTCGAGTGACGAAGCTCAGGGTGTGTGTGTCCAGCTGCGAGCCCATGAACCGCGGCAGATGGTCTGATGCGACGGAGCGCAGGAGCTCAGCGCAGGTCAGCAGGTCATCCTGAGAGCGAGCCGCGTTCAGAGCCTGACCAAACTCATACGCGTTACAGGGCTGAGGGATGATGGACCGGCCGTCTGCACTGCTGACctgatcttcatcttcatcatcatccaCCTGCACAGAGAGCTGATCTCAGACCTGTACTGtgagagtgtttgtgtgtgtgtgtgtgtgtgtgtgtgtgtgtgtgtgtgtgcgtgtgtgtgctgACCTCAGTGATGTGGACGCTCCTGCGCGCTCCTGACGGATGTCTGTCCTTCATCAGGTGTGTGACCTCCATCAGGAGCTGCTCTGCCTCCGTCACGCTCGCGTCCAATCGCAACACCTGCTGCAGGTCTGAACGACACGCCAGGTAATCCTACACACACAAGAGGATCGTATTCAACGTCTGCAGAAAAATTAACTTGCGCtcgtcttttcttctctatggtgtcatatatctgagtgaaacgcttcgcaaacaagaacaaatgtagggcggggcttgattttgtctgtggggaattgattggatggttgtggtttgctattggtggatctcatgtgagtgacaggttgccccgccctcatcatcagagaagagatgctgatTCAAGGTTACGAGGAACAtgaattttaaacaataatgatgtgcacctataaatcatttataataaacacatttgttcttgttccagaagtGGTTTCTGTCTGATATCCGTCACGATAGGGAAGAAATGCCGACTTTAAAACAATTCCGATATTCCCGTTGCTGCTTGAATTAAGACGATTGGGCGATCACAGTGACACACTGACCTTCAGGCCCTGATTGGCCAGTGCACGTCTGTAGAAAGCTTTCTTATTGGTGGGTTGGAGCTGAAGGGCGGAGTCACAGTCCTGCCGGGCTTCAGTGAAGCGCTGGAGTTTGATGTAGCAGAGcgctctgaaacacacacacacgtgttaCCTGTCTGCCTGTCGTtccgccacacacacacacacacacacacatatacacacacacacatacacacacacacacacacacacacacatacacacacacacacatatacacacatacacacacacacacacacatatatacacacacacacacacacacacacacacacacacacatgtttgtttttgtgaattgtggggactttccatagacttcaatgcattttacactgaacaaactgtacattctatccccctaccctgcccctacccctaaacctaaccctcacaggaaactgtgcaaacttttactttttcacaaaaactcattctatatgatttataaacccatttacattgtggggaccgctggctggtccccacaatgtaggtgaactcaggtttatattacatcatggggacatttggtccccacaatgtaatataaacaaaagcacacacacacacacacacacacacacacacacacacacacactgtgctGTTCTATGAGAACATTCAATATTTAGTCTAAGTTAAAAGTTATAGTTAGCACCATCTTGTGTTCAAAGTTTAGTACTGCATGTAATGTTGTAGAGTCCTTTTATGATGACATCATAATCAGAAGACAGATCTCCAGCAAGCAGCAGTAAAGACCATGCGCTTATGGCTGCTATCATTCCCTGATTTAAGTTGGTTAGAAGGCACATTCGGTATGAAAGTATATCTATATTGTGATTCTATGTGCTGTATGTTTAgttaattctttatattttatttgctgGATGTTAACTTTATTGTCTTTACCATGCAAATTgtgcaaccttttttttttttgattgtgcAATATTAGTCATTTTTCTGTATAAAGAGCTTATTTTTCTGATTTTTTGTATGTTTCAGTTTTACGTTATTCCAAGACCGACAGTAAAGTTGAAGAAAAGATTCCTTGCGTCTGTTGTTATTGGAAAGCTTTATCTGTCTGCCAAATCAAGCAGGGCGTTTGAAAAGAGGGCAGAACAGTAAAACGAATATCTTCAGTGACCAACTTCTAGTTTCTAACTCCACGGCGGGGAGCTAGCCAGCTCATAAGGTGATCTTCCTTCTACAATGTCTAAATCAAGTTCCAAGTCTGGATCACAGAGGCAATGTTCGTCACGGCACTCACAAGGCTCATCGACTGTAATCACAGCCAGCCGCCGCAATGGCTAGAGCAGAGGCTGAAGCGGCTAAAGCGGAAATAGCTTTTGCTAAAAAAGAAAGTGAACTGAAAATACAACAAGCACAGCTTGAAGCATCATTAGAAACTTTAAGGCTGGAAAAGAGAGTTGTGGCCATACAAGCGAAGGCAGAGGCCTTGGAAACGGCTGCAGAGCAAGAAAGTAGAGGAAATTTGAGTGTAAACGAGTTACCTATAGAGGACATAACAGAACGCACACAGGCTTACTTATCGGAACAGGCGGATAGTCTCATGAGTACACAAATGCCAGTGCTGGATGGGCCATTTTATGATAATGGAGGCATAAACGTTTCGGAATTGCAACAAACACAAACTACTGAATTGCAGCAGGAGAGTCAGCGTAGTTTTTATGCCACACTACCCAAGTCTCAGCCTGTTAATGCAGAGAGCGTGCAGTACCCTACCATTTCACAATCCACAGATATACACCTTACACACTTGGTCCAGCATGAGGCAGACTCCAGGTCACCTCAAGATGTGTATCACACACAATCTACAACATTTCAAGGCAGCGAGGAAAGGGGTGGAGACAGGTGAGTGATGTTCGACTATTCTCCAACTCAGACAGCTACACCCTTACAAGCTGGACCGTATCAAGGTGATCCGCATGCAAATAACCAAATGTCTGATGTCGTCAAGTTTATTGCAAGACGTGAATTAGTGTCCACCGGCCTTACACAGTTTAATGATCGTCCAGAGACTTTCAGAGCATGGAGGGCATCCTTCATAAATGCTACTAAAGCCCTTAACCTCTCACCAAGCGAGGAGATGGACTTGCTAGTAAAATGGCTGGGGTGTGAATCATCTGAGCATGCAAAACGGATCAGAGCTGTGCATATAAACCATCCACTACATGGACTCAGTCTGATTTGGGACAGACTTTATGAAACTTATGGCTCACCAGAAATGGTAGAGAGCGCTCTATTCGGCAAACTGGAGAGCTTCCCAAAAATATCAAACAGAGACAATCACAGGTTGCGTGAATTGGGAGATTTGCTCATGGAGATCCAAGCAGCTAAGCAGGATGGCGATTTGATGGGTCTTTCCTATCTAGACACACCACGGAGAGTAAATCCAATAATACAAAAATTGCCGTTCAGTTTACAAGAAAAATGGCTCACAGTGGGATCTAAGTACAAAGAGGACTACAGAGCTTCCTTTCCACCCTTCAAGTTCCTAGTAGGCTTTGTATGTCCGCAAGCTAAAATGCGAAATGATCCAAGCTTCTTTCTCTCAGCTGTACAGGAAGAATCTCGTAAACCGTGGAACCAGTGGAATCTGAGGTTTCCTCCGCTTGTACAGAGGTGTGGAGACAATCAACTTCCACGCTCATGCTCGAAGGTATGTCTTGAGAAGGTATTTCCTAAAAGCCACCCAGAGAAAGCAGTCAAAATGTATGCGATATTAGACGATCAAAGTAACAGATCACTTGCAAGATCAGAATTCTTCGATCTGTTTGGCATTACAGAGTGTAACATAGCCTATACTCTCAAAACATGTGCAGGTACAGTCGAAACAGAAGGCAGACAAGCACAGGGCTTTCAAGTGGAATCCTTTGATGGAAACTTAGTCTTACCCTTGCCAGTGCTTCTTGAGTGTAACGAAATTCCAGACAATCGCTCTGAAATCCCCACTCCAGAAGTGGTTAGTAACCACAGGCACCTAAAACATCTTGCGAGTTACATTCCAGAGCCGGATCATCACGTTCCCATTCTTCTCCTGCTAGGCAGAGATATGATTAGAGTCCACAAAGCCCATAAGCAAGTGAACGGGCCACCAAATGCTCCCTTTGCGCAAAAGTTGGACTTAGGATGGGTTATCATTGGAGACATGTGCCTCGGGAAAGTTCATAAGCCTACCTTCATCCAAACTTATCACACCAACGTTATGGAGAACGGTCAGTCTACATATTTTCGCCCGTGTCCTCACAATTACACTGTGAAGGATAGATTCCAAAGCATGTCACTCACCAAGTTCCTTATCAAGGAGGGAAGACTAACAGAATGGGATGTATTTCAGAGAACAAAAGACGATGAAAAAACAGCGCTGTCAATCGAGGACAGACACTTTCTGCAGATCATGGACAGAGAAGTCTATAAAGACGAGGAAAATTCATGGGTTGCTCCACTGCCATTCAAGCAGCCAAGGCAGTATCTCCCAAACAATCGGCCACAAGCTGTGGAACGTTTCAACTCACTTCTAAGATCTTTCAGGAGGAAGCCTGAGATGAAAAAAGACTTTGTAGCCTTTATGGAAGGGCTATTCCAAAACGATCATGCAGAAATAGCTCCTTCGGTTGGTCCCAAAGAACAGTGTTGGTATTTACCTTCTTTCGGCGTATACCATCCAAAAAAGCCATCCCAGATCCGAGTGGTCTTTGACTCGAGCGCTCAATGCAAAGGTACGTCGCTGAACAAGGTTCTCTTGACTGGTCCTGACCTTAACAACAGTCTCCTCGGAGTCCTCATGCGTGTTCGCAAAGAGCCTGTTGCCTTCACGGTAGACATACAACAAATGTTCCACTGCTTTAAAGTTCGACCTGCAGACAGGAACCACCTCAGGTTCCTCTGGTTTCAAGGAAATAACCCAGAGAATAAGGTCACGGAATACCGTATGAAGGTACACGTATTTGGGGATAGTCCCTCTCCAGCAGTGGCCATTTACTGCCTTCGCCGTGCAGCTCAAGAAGGAGAGGAGGAATTCGGTCAAGACGCCCGACAGTTTGTGGAGCAAGACTTTTATATGGATGACGGATTGAAATCCTTACCCTCTTCAGAGATGGCAATCGACCTTCTAAAAAGGACACAGGTCATGCTGGCTGGATCTAATTTGAAGTTGCATAAATTGGCTTCAAACAGCAAGGAAGTTATGCGAGCTTTCCCATCTGAGGATTACGCCAACTCACTGAAAGAACTGGATTTAGGTGTCAGCTCACTTCCTATGCAACAAAGTCTCGGCTTGCTTTGGAATCTAGACACAGACTGCTTCAACTTCCACGTCGAAAAGGATAGGAGGCCTTACACTAGGCGTGGACTGCTGTCTGTAATAAACAGTTTGTACGACCCACTAGGATTTGTGGCTCCTATCACAGTTCAAGGCAAAGTACTACTGAGAGAGCTAACTGAGAATGCTGCTGAGTGGGATACGCCCTTACCTGCGAACAAACAAAAGGTGTGGGAGGAATGGAGAGATTCTTTGCAAGAACTGCAACATGTACAAGTCCCAAGAAGCTATGGGCCCACATCGTTGTCAGGCGCCAAGTTCAAGGAGCTCTGTATTTTTTCTGATGCTTCCGAGAGAGTAATCGCAGCAGTCGCTTACCTTAAAACAGCCGACTCAGATGGTAACTGTCACACGGGGTTCATCACAGGCAAAGCAAAGCTAACGCCACAACCAGAGCACACTATACCTCGACTGGAACTCTGTGCGGCTGTCTTAGCTGTGAACATGATGGAAACCATCACTGCAGAGATTGCTATCAAATTTGATGAGATAACCTTCTTCACGGATAGTCGAGTGGTCCTTGGTTATATCTATAACGAGAAACGTAGATTTCGTATCTATGTAAGCAACCGTGTACAGAGAATCCAGAACAGCACCGATCCAGAACAATGGCATTTCGTGAGCTCAGAGCATAATCCAGCTGATGTTGCAACACGACCAATAGCTCCAACCAAATTACAGGACACTATCTGGTTCAGCGGACCGGCATTCTTACATCACCCAAAAGCAGAGACTTTCACTAAAGAATCATTCGCACTTGTTGATCCTGATCGAGATTCAGAAGTTCGTCCACAAGTTACAGTGTTGCACACCGTTGTCTCAAATCGC
The Chanodichthys erythropterus isolate Z2021 chromosome 2, ASM2448905v1, whole genome shotgun sequence DNA segment above includes these coding regions:
- the malsu1 gene encoding mitochondrial assembly of ribosomal large subunit protein 1, with product MIAARCLLSKAPHRTVLRAAGSRCYRPLQQKDTHAVNHRRTQNLTITARDITTPAEHPTASSTQGFDVALLVSLLRQENATDICVIRVPPELKYTDHMIIVSGASPRHLNAMAEFVLKAFKFLRKDEERHVRLEGRDCDDWKCIDFGPMVLHFMLPDTRDTYELEKLWTLRSYDEQLNRIPRETLPSDFIYDMKHK
- the LOC137002181 gene encoding uncharacterized protein, encoding MFDYSPTQTATPLQAGPYQGDPHANNQMSDVVKFIARRELVSTGLTQFNDRPETFRAWRASFINATKALNLSPSEEMDLLVKWLGCESSEHAKRIRAVHINHPLHGLSLIWDRLYETYGSPEMVESALFGKLESFPKISNRDNHRLRELGDLLMEIQAAKQDGDLMGLSYLDTPRRVNPIIQKLPFSLQEKWLTVGSKYKEDYRASFPPFKFLVGFVCPQAKMRNDPSFFLSAVQEESRKPWNQWNLRFPPLVQRCGDNQLPRSCSKVCLEKVFPKSHPEKAVKMYAILDDQSNRSLARSEFFDLFGITECNIAYTLKTCAGTVETEGRQAQGFQVESFDGNLVLPLPVLLECNEIPDNRSEIPTPEVVSNHRHLKHLASYIPEPDHHVPILLLLGRDMIRVHKAHKQVNGPPNAPFAQKLDLGWVIIGDMCLGKVHKPTFIQTYHTNVMENGQSTYFRPCPHNYTVKDRFQSMSLTKFLIKEGRLTEWDVFQRTKDDEKTALSIEDRHFLQIMDREVYKDEENSWVAPLPFKQPRQYLPNNRPQAVERFNSLLRSFRRKPEMKKDFVAFMEGLFQNDHAEIAPSVGPKEQCWYLPSFGVYHPKKPSQIRVVFDSSAQCKGTSLNKVLLTGPDLNNSLLGVLMRVRKEPVAFTVDIQQMFHCFKVRPADRNHLRFLWFQGNNPENKVTEYRMKVHVFGDSPSPAVAIYCLRRAAQEGEEEFGQDARQFVEQDFYMDDGLKSLPSSEMAIDLLKRTQVMLAGSNLKLHKLASNSKEVMRAFPSEDYANSLKELDLGVSSLPMQQSLGLLWNLDTDCFNFHVEKDRRPYTRRGLLSVINSLYDPLGFVAPITVQGKVLLRELTENAAEWDTPLPANKQKVWEEWRDSLQELQHVQVPRSYGPTSLSGAKFKELCIFSDASERVIAAVAYLKTADSDGNCHTGFITGKAKLTPQPEHTIPRLELCAAVLAVNMMETITAEIAIKFDEITFFTDSRVVLGYIYNEKRRFRIYVSNRVQRIQNSTDPEQWHFVSSEHNPADVATRPIAPTKLQDTIWFSGPAFLHHPKAETFTKESFALVDPDRDSEVRPQVTVLHTVVSNRFEHFSDWSRLVRAVGKLIHVARSYKQSQNNTPQACKGWHCCKLPLIVDTILQSTEVIIRAVQQETYADELQCLKRNKPLPKTSTLRKLDPFIDPKGLLRVGGRLDKAHLGSEEKRPLIIPGRNHVALLLTQHFHERIHHQGRHFREGAIRSAGYWIIGGKRCVNGLIHSCVMCRRLRRACETQKMADLPADRLSTEPPFTHVGVDVFGPWSVSARRTRGGYAESKRWAVLFTCLSIRAIHIEVIESLDTSSFVNALRRFLAIRGPVKQIRSDRGTNFIGACKDLQIPSNVDEKVVKQFLSDHGCIWTFNPPHSSHMGGAWERMIGIARRILDSMLLQMTSSKLTHEVLSTFMAEVTAIINNRPLIPVSADPTDPFILTPATLLTQKTDASSVPPGDFGKPDLYKQQWRTVQSLANTFWDRWRKQYLSTLQYRQKWQHQQPNISKGCIVLLKDSQSKQNNWPLGIITETYPSQDGRVRKVQVKIIGKDGPKLFLRPIE